One genomic window of Vibrio rhizosphaerae includes the following:
- a CDS encoding nucleotidyltransferase family protein, which produces MITAIILAGGLGTRLREVVSDRPKPMALISGKPFLEYLLDYWMNQGVSRFILSVGYKSSMIQEYFGTRYRGSEISYAVEPSPLGTGGGVLLAISKLQNMDEPFLLLNGDTFFAIELDKLVHFHKQMQSDCSFSLFRADEAQRYMGIDINPSGKIKALNAEKGKAGELANGGVYLINPSIMHRYYSDSSGQVLSLESDIFYQLLAHGEDIYGLEFDSCFIDIGLPYDYARAPTIIGLEKV; this is translated from the coding sequence ATGATAACGGCGATCATTTTGGCTGGCGGGCTCGGTACACGTCTTCGTGAAGTTGTGTCTGACCGCCCCAAGCCAATGGCGTTAATTTCTGGAAAACCATTTTTAGAATATTTATTAGATTATTGGATGAATCAAGGTGTGAGCCGATTCATTCTATCTGTCGGTTATAAATCTTCGATGATCCAAGAATATTTTGGTACCCGCTATCGAGGCAGTGAAATCTCATATGCTGTCGAGCCCTCTCCTCTGGGGACCGGTGGTGGGGTTCTGCTGGCGATTTCAAAATTACAAAATATGGATGAGCCATTTTTGTTACTCAATGGTGATACATTTTTTGCGATTGAGCTTGATAAACTCGTTCACTTCCATAAACAAATGCAATCTGACTGTTCCTTTTCGCTTTTCCGGGCCGATGAAGCACAACGGTATATGGGAATAGATATCAATCCATCCGGAAAAATAAAAGCATTGAATGCTGAGAAAGGGAAAGCCGGAGAGCTGGCGAATGGTGGTGTTTATTTAATCAACCCATCCATTATGCATCGATACTATTCAGATAGTTCCGGGCAAGTGTTATCGCTTGAATCTGATATTTTCTATCAGCTCCTGGCACATGGTGAGGATATCTATGGCCTTGAATTTGATTCTTGTTTCATTGATATCGGTTTGCCTTATGACTATGCCAGAGCACCAACAATTATCGGCTTAGAAAAGGTTTAG
- a CDS encoding D-sedoheptulose-7-phosphate isomerase yields MQVTSILTRNLERSIAAKQEMLKDHAQNEIFSIAVNKVIECYKQGGRLYIAGNGGSAADAQHLAAEFVSKLACDRAPLPAEALTVDSSILTAIGNDYGYEHTFSRQLLGKVTENDIFLGITTSGNSENILNALSACQSRHIPSLVFTGHDGGKAKELADYCIIAPGITTAAIQELHIVLAHTLCECVEIALFKE; encoded by the coding sequence ATGCAAGTCACCAGTATATTAACTCGAAATTTAGAAAGATCGATCGCTGCAAAGCAGGAAATGCTCAAGGATCATGCTCAAAATGAGATTTTTTCAATCGCAGTCAATAAGGTGATCGAGTGCTATAAGCAAGGGGGGCGGTTGTACATTGCCGGAAATGGCGGCTCTGCTGCTGATGCACAACACTTGGCAGCAGAATTTGTGAGTAAACTCGCCTGTGATCGTGCTCCGCTTCCGGCTGAAGCTTTGACCGTTGATAGTTCAATCTTGACGGCTATCGGTAATGATTACGGCTATGAACACACATTTTCTCGCCAGTTGTTGGGTAAAGTGACGGAGAACGATATCTTTCTTGGTATTACAACGTCCGGTAACTCTGAAAATATCCTCAATGCGCTGAGCGCATGTCAATCACGCCATATTCCATCCCTCGTATTTACTGGCCATGATGGCGGAAAGGCTAAAGAGCTCGCTGACTATTGCATTATTGCGCCGGGCATTACGACCGCAGCGATTCAGGAGCTTCATATCGTTTTGGCTCACACTTTATGTGAGTGTGTAGAAATCGCACTCTTCAAAGAATAA
- a CDS encoding NAD-dependent epimerase/dehydratase family protein has product MSFNILVTGGAGYLGSTLVPDLLNLGHKVTVVDNFMFHQSSLNHVCYHENFDIVRGDVRVKDTIAPLIRKADIIIPLAAYVGAPLCARDPIGAETTNHDAISLMLDLVSKDQRILMPTTNSAYGSGDKDNYCTEESELRPISKYAIDKVAVEKELMEHENAISFRLATVFGMSPRMRIDLLVNDFTYRAVNDKAVVLFESHFKRNYIHVRDISRVFQHGINNFEEMRGEIFNVGLSEANVSKKELCQIIQRHVDGFNFIEAELGKDPDQRNYIVSNEKIEATGYKPQFSLDYGIQELIKGYTMLKNSKYGNI; this is encoded by the coding sequence ATGTCTTTTAATATTTTAGTGACCGGTGGTGCCGGATATCTTGGATCAACTCTGGTGCCTGACTTGCTGAACTTGGGGCATAAAGTCACCGTGGTTGATAACTTTATGTTTCATCAATCGAGCTTAAATCACGTTTGTTACCATGAAAATTTTGACATCGTACGGGGTGATGTGCGTGTAAAAGATACAATTGCACCATTAATACGTAAAGCGGATATCATTATCCCGCTTGCTGCATATGTTGGTGCACCTTTATGTGCCAGAGATCCGATTGGCGCAGAAACCACAAATCATGATGCGATTTCACTGATGTTGGATCTTGTTTCTAAAGATCAGCGTATTTTGATGCCGACGACCAATAGTGCGTATGGTTCAGGAGATAAGGACAACTATTGTACTGAGGAATCAGAACTTCGTCCGATTTCAAAATATGCGATTGACAAAGTCGCTGTTGAAAAGGAACTCATGGAACATGAGAACGCCATTAGCTTCCGTCTGGCGACTGTTTTTGGTATGTCGCCGAGAATGCGTATTGACTTACTGGTGAATGATTTCACTTATCGGGCGGTGAATGATAAAGCTGTTGTGCTGTTTGAGAGCCATTTCAAACGAAATTATATTCATGTTCGGGATATTTCACGTGTCTTCCAGCACGGTATCAATAACTTTGAAGAAATGCGTGGTGAGATCTTTAATGTCGGACTGAGTGAAGCCAATGTTTCCAAAAAAGAGTTGTGTCAGATTATCCAGCGACATGTCGATGGATTTAATTTTATTGAAGCTGAACTAGGTAAAGATCCGGATCAACGAAATTATATTGTATCGAATGAAAAAATTGAGGCCACAGGGTACAAACCTCAATTTTCTCTTGATTATGGAATTCAAGAGTTGATCAAAGGGTATACCATGCTTAAAAATAGTAAATACGGAAATATTTAA
- a CDS encoding glycosyltransferase family 2 protein, producing the protein MNENKTYKTYDDYLNMNGIKKGGQYLNGKHKNKDMPLVSIITICRNASLTLEKTIESVIEQTYPNIEYLIIDGDSTDGTLDIIKHHEDCIDLWISEPDDGATDAINKGFTICSGEFIFLLNADDYITSDFISNAVESFDEDCDFVFGDCLIGNFGGDYSRRLQGDKNYIKKIAYTMPRINQPTIVFKKQCLDTVGLYDTAKKVAPDYDWLVRGYVKNITGKYTDKLVTYFALDGNSDKYYYKGLSEVRESSLRYAGSIFMTNFYFIVRSIKRMIKRYVLI; encoded by the coding sequence ATGAACGAAAATAAGACTTATAAAACATATGATGATTATTTAAATATGAACGGTATCAAAAAAGGCGGTCAGTATTTAAATGGTAAGCATAAAAATAAAGATATGCCATTAGTTTCAATTATCACAATTTGTCGAAATGCAAGTTTAACACTCGAGAAAACAATCGAGTCCGTCATCGAACAAACCTATCCGAATATCGAATATCTTATTATAGACGGAGACTCTACAGACGGAACTTTAGACATTATCAAACATCATGAAGATTGTATTGATTTGTGGATATCTGAACCTGATGATGGTGCGACTGATGCAATCAACAAAGGTTTTACAATTTGCAGCGGAGAATTCATATTCTTACTGAACGCAGATGACTATATTACATCTGACTTTATATCGAATGCTGTTGAAAGTTTCGATGAGGATTGTGACTTTGTTTTCGGTGACTGTCTGATTGGTAATTTTGGTGGTGATTATAGCAGGCGATTACAAGGTGATAAAAACTATATCAAAAAAATTGCGTATACTATGCCCAGAATAAACCAGCCGACAATTGTATTTAAGAAGCAGTGTTTAGATACCGTTGGCCTTTATGATACAGCTAAAAAAGTTGCACCAGATTATGATTGGCTTGTAAGAGGATATGTAAAAAATATTACCGGTAAGTATACAGATAAACTTGTGACTTACTTTGCCTTAGATGGTAATTCTGATAAGTATTACTACAAAGGTTTATCTGAAGTCAGGGAGTCTTCACTTCGATATGCTGGTTCAATATTTATGACTAATTTTTATTTTATAGTCCGGTCTATTAAAAGAATGATTAAGAGATATGTTCTCATATGA
- a CDS encoding lipopolysaccharide biosynthesis protein: protein MSAVQFFLILLPMSVNVYLLKTVSFELYGKFIFFLSLFNFLSILTNSGVANDSLRDLSSAFNRYIDKFESEEFNKKMSEYIGIKLFYLTLSFLLCFLLSFFDVFHEPLFYCLFIYLVYFCLDFFIFYQIINKMIHYVFVMISSFSISILSLFYFIHGDKDIYYVSFVVTLPFICLNFILLLYNLYVLNFRININMGSFVQKVKNNYRLMFTNITSALVTKGIYLFIGSALGVREVAIYSVLDQICRAPLIFINRLSTLYTPKIVQVISQNNKFMLQGVFSKVFFRILILSLSVCVFLAVSSKIILPFLIDEQYLSFEEIIPLFLLMLMIIPSISLSSLCAMQYYLNMKNDLIIYRYSIALLILGLPFIVICASLFNLSGLILSYVFVELLALLYFLWYLDFNPLQVCYVNFANKGK from the coding sequence ATGTCAGCAGTACAATTTTTTCTGATACTGCTTCCAATGTCAGTGAATGTATACTTGCTTAAAACGGTTTCTTTTGAATTATACGGTAAGTTTATATTCTTCCTTTCATTGTTTAATTTTCTCTCTATTCTCACCAACTCTGGGGTGGCGAATGATTCTCTTAGGGATTTATCCAGTGCATTTAATCGATATATAGATAAGTTTGAAAGTGAAGAATTCAATAAAAAAATGAGTGAATATATAGGCATTAAATTGTTCTACTTGACTCTCTCATTTTTACTATGTTTTCTTCTTTCTTTCTTTGATGTATTTCATGAGCCTTTATTCTATTGTTTATTCATTTATCTTGTTTATTTCTGCCTGGATTTTTTTATTTTTTACCAAATTATTAATAAGATGATTCATTATGTATTTGTTATGATATCTTCTTTCTCAATAAGTATCTTATCGTTATTTTATTTTATTCATGGTGACAAAGATATATACTATGTTTCTTTTGTTGTGACTCTGCCGTTTATCTGTTTGAACTTTATTCTTTTACTGTATAACCTCTATGTATTGAATTTTCGCATCAATATTAATATGGGATCTTTTGTTCAAAAAGTTAAAAATAATTACAGATTAATGTTTACTAATATAACCAGTGCTTTGGTAACAAAAGGTATTTACTTATTTATCGGGAGTGCGTTAGGTGTCAGAGAAGTTGCAATATACTCTGTATTAGATCAAATATGTAGAGCACCACTAATATTTATTAATCGACTAAGTACTCTCTACACGCCAAAAATTGTTCAGGTTATATCTCAAAATAATAAGTTCATGTTACAAGGTGTTTTTTCAAAAGTGTTTTTTAGAATATTAATATTGTCATTATCTGTCTGTGTGTTCTTAGCTGTTTCAAGTAAAATTATCTTACCATTCTTGATCGATGAACAATATCTGTCCTTTGAGGAAATAATACCATTATTTTTGTTAATGCTAATGATTATACCATCTATATCTTTGAGCTCTTTATGTGCAATGCAATATTATCTAAATATGAAGAATGACTTGATTATCTACAGATACTCTATTGCATTATTAATTTTAGGGCTTCCTTTTATTGTTATATGTGCTTCATTGTTTAATTTATCTGGTTTGATCTTATCTTATGTATTTGTTGAGCTATTAGCTTTGTTATATTTCTTATGGTATCTTGATTTTAATCCATTGCAGGTTTGCTATGTCAATTTCGCCAATAAAGGAAAGTAG
- a CDS encoding O-antigen ligase family protein produces MSISPIKESSLFVSLLLFSIFFQFNFYELPNGSTVKFYHILIPIISILIFIRSRFFILRNDVALFILVAVLVNIYKIYVWGGGFIIFQALYCLLIYYIASDVGIRIDAKKLYVLLKRILFIFILAILIKDLIFIDELSRVYATNQQSLIDVYFFIGGGHNIEVTYLSLLTIFFIYERRVFYFSVGIIFILSLIYLSRIGIIEVAFLIYTRISLFFSRKKNILISFLMMCFVILIISIFNNVTIIHRMLHAFDELEVTTNGRGMLWLAAFELLKTNLTGYGIGNAVIFARELIGINFIENNFHNIYLQYFLDMGLVPLLLYLYILLNRFFRDYIVEFRGFLIIFFIVSLFQFTGYDIIFWFFLGIGDGLYYQKRFQYIETVLGEEKYGCNTC; encoded by the coding sequence ATGTCAATTTCGCCAATAAAGGAAAGTAGTTTATTTGTCTCGTTACTTCTGTTTTCTATATTTTTTCAATTTAATTTCTATGAATTACCGAATGGTTCCACTGTAAAATTTTATCATATTCTTATTCCTATTATTTCCATATTGATTTTTATCAGGAGTCGTTTTTTTATACTAAGAAATGATGTTGCTCTTTTTATACTAGTGGCTGTTCTGGTTAATATATATAAAATTTATGTCTGGGGTGGTGGTTTTATAATATTCCAAGCATTATATTGCTTGCTCATTTATTATATAGCATCGGATGTCGGGATTAGAATTGATGCAAAAAAACTTTATGTATTGTTAAAGAGAATATTATTTATTTTTATATTAGCAATATTAATAAAAGATCTTATCTTTATTGATGAGCTTTCTCGGGTGTATGCGACGAATCAGCAATCACTGATTGATGTTTACTTTTTTATTGGTGGTGGACATAATATAGAAGTCACCTATTTATCATTGCTTACGATATTTTTCATTTATGAACGTAGAGTTTTTTATTTTTCTGTAGGGATTATATTTATTTTATCTCTGATCTATCTTTCTCGTATTGGGATTATTGAAGTCGCCTTTCTTATCTATACGAGAATTTCATTGTTCTTCAGTAGAAAGAAAAATATTCTAATATCATTTTTAATGATGTGCTTTGTGATTTTGATTATTTCAATTTTTAATAATGTTACTATTATTCATCGGATGTTACATGCATTTGATGAATTAGAAGTGACGACCAATGGCAGAGGTATGCTTTGGCTTGCTGCATTTGAACTATTAAAGACAAACTTGACTGGATATGGTATCGGTAATGCAGTTATTTTTGCAAGAGAATTAATTGGGATTAATTTTATTGAAAATAATTTTCATAATATATATTTACAATATTTTTTGGACATGGGGTTAGTTCCTTTACTTCTATATTTATATATTTTATTGAATAGATTTTTTAGAGACTATATTGTTGAGTTTAGAGGGTTTTTAATTATTTTCTTTATTGTTTCTTTATTTCAGTTTACAGGATATGACATTATATTTTGGTTTTTCTTGGGTATTGGTGACGGACTTTATTATCAAAAAAGATTTCAATATATTGAGACAGTTTTAGGAGAAGAAAAATATGGCTGTAATACCTGTTAG
- a CDS encoding glycosyltransferase, whose protein sequence is MAVIPVSVLMSTYKGNKAKYLDESLKSLAEQSYIADEIILIVDGEIDAEQQLVISRFNYKGNFKVYYLKENHGLAYCMNLAIQYSSNDILARMDADDLSNSERLESQYKKIISLEDENYVICSWASDFSDECSDLGSIKKTPEGHSQIKKAIPYRNVIVHPSIMFYKKVVDVHGGYNQAVGLLEDYELHLRLIASGVKYYAIQKPLIQVRTSHEQYDRRGGLKYLINEYKFRLFCYRKKYISFYQLMMSCFIYSFLRLSPVVLRKSMYKLVRES, encoded by the coding sequence ATGGCTGTAATACCTGTTAGTGTATTAATGTCAACATATAAAGGGAACAAGGCTAAATATCTTGATGAGTCTTTAAAAAGCCTGGCTGAACAATCCTATATTGCAGATGAGATTATTCTTATTGTAGATGGTGAGATTGATGCGGAACAACAGTTGGTTATATCGAGATTTAATTATAAAGGTAACTTTAAAGTCTATTATTTAAAAGAAAATCACGGTTTGGCTTACTGTATGAATTTAGCAATCCAATATAGTTCTAATGATATACTGGCTAGAATGGATGCGGATGATTTATCCAATAGTGAGCGTCTTGAAAGTCAATATAAAAAAATAATTTCATTAGAAGATGAAAATTATGTTATTTGTTCTTGGGCATCAGATTTTTCGGATGAGTGTTCTGATTTAGGTAGCATTAAAAAAACTCCTGAAGGCCACAGTCAGATTAAAAAAGCTATACCTTATAGAAACGTTATAGTCCACCCTAGTATTATGTTTTATAAGAAGGTTGTTGATGTCCATGGTGGATATAACCAAGCTGTTGGACTGTTAGAGGATTATGAACTTCACTTAAGGTTAATTGCATCGGGAGTTAAATATTATGCTATACAAAAACCGCTTATTCAAGTTAGAACATCTCATGAGCAATACGATCGACGTGGTGGCTTAAAATATCTTATTAATGAGTATAAGTTTAGACTTTTTTGTTATAGAAAGAAATATATTAGTTTCTATCAACTCATGATGTCATGTTTTATATATTCCTTTCTGCGTTTGTCTCCTGTCGTATTAAGAAAATCTATGTACAAGTTAGTGAGAGAAAGTTAG
- the wbaP gene encoding undecaprenyl-phosphate galactose phosphotransferase WbaP produces the protein MALVFFDCLSFMLSILISLVYVKGYESFSLHEDIKGQILTLIVSGIASIVWLWGSKRHYSYRKPFWDELRDILFILLFMALVSISVHAAFEYNYSTDMWWLTWAAVMVLLPLLRSFAKALLNKLDFWKVPCVIIGEVEDAESVYCALQSEPSTGFDVLAIVVPTEGHTSSRFGIPCLSRTEFFNRVDEFHKVFIALQREEAELREFWIRESMKRQLLDISIVPALRGIPLYGTDISHFFSHEVMMLRLKNNLPRKSSRLIKRLFDIVGSATLLVLLAPFFLFIAWRVSRDGGSATYGHERIGLNGKKFNCLKFRSMVMNSQELLDELLATDPEAKAEWEQWFKLKNDPRITSIGRFLRETSLDELPQLWNVLKGEMSLVGPRPIVDEELERYGDDVDYYLCAKPGISGLWQVSGRSDIDYNTRVYLDSWYVKNWSLWNDIVILFKTVNVVVRRTGAY, from the coding sequence ATGGCTCTTGTTTTTTTTGATTGTCTGTCTTTTATGCTTTCTATTCTCATTTCATTGGTCTATGTAAAAGGATATGAGTCTTTTTCTTTACATGAGGATATAAAAGGCCAAATATTGACACTCATCGTTTCCGGGATCGCTTCTATCGTATGGTTATGGGGAAGTAAGCGTCATTATAGTTATCGCAAGCCTTTTTGGGATGAGTTGAGAGATATATTGTTCATCTTATTATTTATGGCACTAGTGTCGATTTCTGTTCATGCCGCATTTGAATATAATTATTCTACCGATATGTGGTGGTTAACATGGGCTGCTGTTATGGTCCTGCTTCCGTTACTCCGTAGCTTCGCAAAAGCGTTATTGAATAAATTAGACTTTTGGAAAGTTCCCTGTGTGATCATCGGTGAAGTTGAAGATGCAGAGAGTGTCTATTGTGCTCTCCAAAGTGAGCCTTCAACTGGTTTTGATGTGCTTGCGATTGTTGTCCCGACTGAAGGACATACAAGTTCTCGTTTTGGTATTCCTTGTCTCAGCCGCACAGAATTCTTTAACCGGGTTGATGAGTTTCACAAAGTGTTTATTGCTCTGCAGCGAGAAGAAGCTGAATTACGGGAGTTTTGGATCAGAGAGTCAATGAAAAGGCAACTTTTAGATATCTCGATTGTACCAGCCCTACGTGGTATTCCGCTTTATGGCACGGATATATCTCATTTTTTTAGTCATGAAGTGATGATGTTGCGATTGAAAAATAATCTGCCCCGTAAATCCTCACGCTTGATTAAACGCTTATTCGATATTGTTGGTTCTGCAACATTACTGGTATTACTTGCACCATTTTTCTTATTTATCGCTTGGCGAGTCTCGCGTGACGGTGGTTCCGCGACTTATGGACATGAACGTATCGGCCTCAACGGTAAAAAATTCAACTGCCTGAAGTTCCGCTCGATGGTGATGAATTCTCAAGAGTTGTTGGATGAGCTTCTGGCAACGGATCCGGAGGCTAAAGCTGAATGGGAGCAATGGTTTAAATTGAAAAACGATCCGCGGATTACTTCGATTGGCCGCTTCTTGCGTGAAACAAGTCTGGATGAATTACCACAGCTGTGGAATGTGCTGAAAGGTGAAATGAGTCTGGTCGGTCCAAGACCGATTGTCGACGAAGAATTGGAACGTTATGGGGATGATGTCGACTATTACCTGTGTGCGAAGCCCGGGATTTCAGGGCTTTGGCAAGTCAGCGGCCGTAGCGACATCGATTATAACACCCGTGTTTATCTGGATTCTTGGTATGTCAAAAACTGGTCACTTTGGAATGACATCGTGATTTTATTTAAGACCGTGAATGTTGTCGTTCGACGTACCGGGGCCTATTAA
- a CDS encoding YjaG family protein codes for MLQNPVQLRLQKLHPWQQITFTACLCERMYPNYAMFCKHTEFAPHTTYRQILDTVWESLTVKSAKIDFERQLEKLEALIPSQDAFDIYAIYPAIDACEALATLLHSLLDKDQLAEALQQVSTISVNTVVQLEEAQTDLSITNENQKQNEAVCAEWDVQWAIFRALKEAEERDIELIKSLRDELREERVSNIGVSL; via the coding sequence ATGCTACAAAACCCTGTTCAGTTACGTCTTCAGAAGCTTCACCCTTGGCAACAAATCACGTTTACGGCTTGCCTGTGTGAACGGATGTACCCTAACTATGCGATGTTCTGCAAGCATACTGAATTTGCACCTCATACCACTTACCGGCAGATTTTGGATACCGTGTGGGAGTCTCTCACCGTCAAAAGCGCCAAGATAGACTTCGAGCGTCAACTCGAAAAACTGGAAGCATTGATACCATCTCAGGATGCATTCGATATCTATGCGATTTATCCGGCAATTGATGCCTGCGAAGCACTGGCAACGCTCCTGCATAGTCTGTTAGACAAAGACCAACTCGCTGAAGCACTCCAGCAAGTCAGTACCATTTCTGTGAATACGGTCGTCCAGCTGGAAGAAGCGCAAACGGATTTATCAATCACCAACGAAAATCAAAAGCAAAACGAAGCGGTTTGTGCGGAATGGGATGTGCAATGGGCGATCTTCAGAGCATTGAAAGAAGCCGAAGAGCGGGATATTGAATTGATAAAATCCCTCAGAGATGAACTGAGAGAAGAGCGGGTCTCAAACATTGGGGTGAGTCTTTAG
- a CDS encoding D-2-hydroxyacid dehydrogenase translates to MTHHLYLHTGQDETYRTLIEEKQIPELRFTQHKQDATIVLAAPPLVAPVIDDFPALRWLQSTFAGVDSLVQAGRRQDYLLTNVKGIFGQSITEYVLGYMIAHYRHFNGYRQQQQQQSWQPHLYQSLTGKTMVILGTGNIASFLAQAARHMGLIVIGVNRTGKYPKQRLFHDVYAIDDIEKALAVADVVVSTLPNTPSTESLLDLNILNNCHQALLFNVGRGNTLKEDDLITAIEAGAIQHAFLDVFVTEPLPSSHPFWSHPQITLTPHIAAISFPEQIVDIFMENLVLWQQGKTLKYVIDFNQGY, encoded by the coding sequence ATGACACATCATCTTTATCTGCATACCGGACAGGATGAGACCTACCGAACTCTGATTGAAGAAAAACAGATACCTGAATTACGGTTCACGCAACACAAACAAGATGCAACCATTGTACTGGCCGCTCCGCCGCTGGTTGCCCCGGTAATCGATGATTTTCCCGCGCTGCGCTGGTTACAGTCGACATTTGCAGGGGTTGACTCGCTTGTTCAAGCTGGCAGACGACAGGATTACCTCCTGACGAATGTCAAAGGGATTTTTGGTCAGTCAATTACCGAGTATGTGCTCGGTTATATGATTGCACACTATCGACATTTTAACGGCTATCGGCAGCAGCAACAGCAGCAATCTTGGCAGCCACATCTGTATCAATCGTTGACCGGAAAGACGATGGTGATTCTCGGTACCGGTAATATTGCTTCCTTTCTTGCGCAGGCAGCCCGACATATGGGACTTATCGTTATTGGCGTCAACCGAACCGGCAAGTACCCGAAACAGCGTCTGTTTCATGATGTCTATGCAATTGATGATATCGAGAAAGCATTGGCGGTGGCCGATGTGGTCGTCAGTACTTTACCGAATACGCCGTCGACTGAATCTTTGCTCGACCTGAATATACTGAACAACTGTCATCAGGCATTATTATTCAATGTCGGGCGTGGCAATACGCTGAAAGAGGATGATTTGATTACCGCAATCGAGGCCGGAGCGATACAGCATGCGTTTCTGGATGTTTTTGTCACAGAGCCGCTGCCTTCGTCTCATCCGTTCTGGTCACATCCACAAATCACGTTAACCCCCCATATTGCAGCCATCAGTTTTCCTGAACAGATTGTCGATATTTTTATGGAAAACTTAGTGTTATGGCAGCAAGGAAAAACTTTAAAATATGTCATCGATTTTAATCAAGGTTACTGA
- a CDS encoding uracil-DNA glycosylase family protein, producing MLETLLQQISQCRLCEPELPLGANPVIRAHRDARILIIGQAPGVRVHQTSIPWNDPSGDRLRTWLDIDRDTFYDAQKIAIMPMGLCYPGKGRSGDLPPRKECAPQWHQHVLDELPNIALTLLIGQYAQNYYLSNKPKTLTETVRNWSHWLPDMVPLPHPSPRNTLWLKKHPWFENDVVPFIREQVHTLLKK from the coding sequence ATGCTAGAGACCCTGTTACAGCAAATCAGTCAGTGCCGACTTTGTGAGCCTGAGTTACCATTGGGCGCGAATCCGGTCATTCGTGCCCATCGTGATGCCCGGATTCTTATTATCGGACAAGCCCCCGGTGTTCGGGTGCATCAGACATCTATTCCGTGGAATGATCCCAGCGGTGACCGGCTCAGAACTTGGCTGGACATTGATCGGGATACTTTTTACGATGCGCAGAAAATCGCTATTATGCCGATGGGACTGTGTTATCCGGGCAAGGGGCGTTCCGGTGATTTACCGCCACGAAAGGAATGTGCACCACAGTGGCATCAACATGTTTTGGATGAGTTACCCAATATCGCGCTGACGTTATTAATCGGTCAGTATGCCCAGAATTACTATCTATCGAATAAACCTAAAACATTGACTGAGACGGTACGAAACTGGTCTCACTGGCTTCCTGATATGGTCCCGTTACCCCATCCTTCGCCAAGAAATACCTTATGGTTAAAAAAGCATCCATGGTTTGAAAATGACGTCGTTCCTTTCATAAGAGAGCAAGTTCATACTTTGCTGAAAAAATGA
- the hupA gene encoding nucleoid-associated protein HU-alpha, which translates to MNKTQLIDFIAEKADLSKAQAKSALEATLGAVEEALKSGDQVQLIGFGTFKVNHRAARTGRNPKTGAEIQIAAANVPAFVAGKALKESVN; encoded by the coding sequence ATGAACAAGACCCAATTAATCGACTTTATTGCAGAAAAAGCAGATCTCTCGAAAGCGCAAGCAAAGTCTGCTCTAGAAGCGACTCTAGGTGCAGTTGAAGAGGCACTCAAATCAGGTGACCAAGTTCAACTAATTGGTTTTGGTACATTTAAAGTCAATCATCGTGCGGCACGTACTGGACGTAATCCAAAAACTGGTGCTGAAATCCAAATCGCTGCAGCAAACGTTCCTGCATTCGTTGCCGGAAAAGCACTGAAAGAATCAGTAAATTAA